The Sinomicrobium kalidii genome contains a region encoding:
- a CDS encoding SCO family protein, producing the protein MLRFFSKFKYLGITLLVLSAIIITLFYNALKPKEMLPIYQPSMVKAALVDSTIRYVKKYHTIADFKLINQNGDTITQEDYKNKIYIADFFFTTCPSICPIMTDNMVDIQKEIMPYDDVMLLSHSVTPKIDSVPQLKKYALEKGVNDKKWNLVTGDKKQIYELARKSYLAVLNDGDGGPYDMIHTENFILVDKKRRIRGFYDGTKDEDMDKLMHDLEVLKAEDK; encoded by the coding sequence ATGTTGCGGTTTTTCAGCAAATTCAAATACCTGGGCATTACCCTTCTCGTACTTTCGGCCATTATCATCACACTGTTTTACAATGCCCTGAAACCGAAAGAAATGCTCCCCATATATCAACCGTCCATGGTAAAGGCGGCATTGGTGGACAGCACCATCCGGTATGTAAAGAAATACCATACCATTGCCGATTTCAAGCTTATCAACCAGAACGGGGATACCATTACGCAGGAAGATTACAAAAACAAAATATACATTGCCGATTTCTTCTTCACCACCTGCCCTTCCATCTGCCCCATAATGACAGACAATATGGTGGACATTCAAAAGGAGATTATGCCATATGATGATGTAATGCTGCTCTCCCACTCGGTAACCCCGAAGATCGATTCCGTACCGCAACTGAAAAAATACGCCCTGGAAAAAGGAGTGAACGACAAAAAATGGAACCTTGTCACAGGCGACAAAAAACAGATCTACGAACTGGCGCGAAAGTCTTACCTCGCCGTCCTGAACGATGGCGACGGGGGACCTTACGACATGATACACACCGAAAATTTCATTCTGGTGGACAAAAAGAGGCGTATCCGCGGTTTTTACGACGGCACCAAAGACGAAGACATGGATAAACTAATGCACGACCTCGAGGTATTAAAAGCGGAAGACAAATAG
- the feoB gene encoding ferrous iron transport protein B has product MSKQIKVALIGNPNTGKTSVFNQLTGLHQKVGNYPGITVEKKEGICRLPRGVKAHILDLPGTYSLNATSLDENLVIELLLNKNDKDFPDVAVVITDVENLKRNLLLFTQIKDLKIPAILAINMADRMDRKGISLNIDTLEKQLNTKIALVSSRKGTGIDKIKELILDYRKLPVEPCVNASEVDKEYFRNLQHAFPDQELYKLWLVITQDANFVQLNRHTVPDTSSFNTKSRSELKRLQQREAIFRYQFINNTLKEGYKVDAHAAKGLRASMDRILTHKVWGYMIFFAILLVMFQAIFNWSTYPMDFIDGTFASFSEWTKATLPAGVFTNLIAEGLIPGIGGVVIFIPQIAFLFLFIAVLEESGYMSRVVFLMDRSMRRFGLSGKSVVPLISGTACAIPAVMATRNIENWKERLITILVTPFMTCSARLPVYLIIIALVIPDKNVMGLNYQGLMLMALYLIGFIAAVGSAYILHKVMKTRTKSFFMVEMPNYKIPLLKNVALTVVEKTKSFVFGAGKIILAISIILWFLASNGPSERFDNAAQIVTEKHRNETISEENLNTEIASYQLENSYIGIIGKAIEPAIQPLGYDWKIGIALVSSFAAREVFVGTLATIYSVGSDEEDTIKNRMAAEVNTKTGGKLFNLASGVSLLLFYAFAMQCMSTLAIVKRETNSWKWPMAQLVSMSVFAYITALIAYQLLK; this is encoded by the coding sequence ATGAGCAAACAGATAAAAGTAGCACTCATAGGGAATCCGAATACAGGCAAGACCTCGGTTTTTAACCAGCTCACCGGACTGCATCAGAAAGTGGGTAATTATCCGGGGATCACCGTAGAGAAAAAAGAAGGTATCTGCAGGCTCCCCAGGGGGGTTAAGGCACATATCCTGGATCTTCCCGGCACCTACAGCCTCAATGCCACTTCCCTGGACGAGAATCTGGTCATAGAGCTACTGCTCAATAAAAACGACAAGGATTTCCCCGATGTGGCGGTCGTTATCACGGATGTGGAAAACCTGAAGCGGAACCTCCTGCTTTTCACCCAGATCAAAGACCTGAAAATCCCCGCGATTCTGGCCATAAATATGGCAGACCGGATGGACAGGAAAGGGATTTCCCTCAACATAGACACCCTGGAAAAACAGTTGAACACCAAAATAGCGTTGGTAAGTTCACGTAAAGGCACCGGAATTGACAAGATAAAAGAACTCATCCTCGACTACCGGAAACTGCCGGTTGAACCCTGTGTAAATGCTTCCGAGGTGGACAAGGAATATTTCAGAAACCTTCAGCATGCCTTCCCCGATCAGGAGCTTTACAAGTTATGGCTGGTTATCACCCAGGATGCTAATTTTGTCCAACTCAACCGTCATACGGTTCCGGACACTTCATCTTTTAATACCAAATCCCGGTCTGAACTCAAACGGTTACAGCAAAGGGAGGCCATTTTCCGGTACCAGTTCATCAACAATACACTGAAGGAAGGATATAAAGTCGACGCACATGCAGCCAAGGGACTCAGAGCTTCCATGGACAGGATATTGACCCACAAGGTCTGGGGTTACATGATCTTTTTTGCCATACTTCTCGTAATGTTCCAGGCCATATTTAACTGGAGTACCTATCCCATGGATTTTATCGACGGGACCTTTGCATCATTCAGCGAATGGACCAAGGCTACTTTACCGGCCGGTGTATTTACAAATCTCATTGCAGAAGGACTGATACCCGGTATAGGGGGCGTAGTGATTTTTATACCGCAGATCGCCTTTCTTTTTCTGTTTATCGCCGTACTCGAAGAATCGGGTTACATGAGCCGGGTGGTCTTTCTAATGGACCGCAGTATGCGCCGCTTCGGGCTCAGTGGTAAAAGTGTGGTGCCCCTGATCTCAGGAACAGCCTGCGCCATTCCCGCGGTAATGGCCACACGGAATATCGAAAACTGGAAAGAACGGCTCATCACCATCCTGGTAACCCCCTTTATGACATGTTCCGCCCGTTTGCCCGTTTACCTTATTATCATTGCCCTGGTTATCCCGGACAAAAATGTCATGGGACTCAACTATCAGGGACTGATGCTCATGGCCCTCTATCTCATCGGGTTTATTGCCGCGGTAGGATCGGCTTATATATTACACAAGGTCATGAAAACACGGACAAAGTCGTTCTTTATGGTGGAGATGCCCAACTACAAGATCCCGCTCCTGAAAAATGTAGCGCTGACCGTTGTGGAAAAGACAAAGAGTTTCGTTTTTGGCGCTGGAAAAATCATTCTGGCCATATCCATAATCCTTTGGTTCCTGGCCTCCAACGGTCCTTCCGAAAGATTTGACAACGCCGCGCAGATCGTAACCGAAAAACACCGGAACGAAACGATAAGCGAAGAAAATCTAAATACCGAGATTGCCTCTTATCAGCTGGAAAATTCGTATATTGGTATCATAGGCAAAGCCATTGAACCTGCCATACAGCCCCTCGGATATGACTGGAAAATAGGAATTGCCCTTGTGAGTTCGTTTGCAGCCCGGGAGGTATTTGTAGGTACACTGGCCACCATATACAGTGTGGGCAGTGACGAAGAAGATACCATTAAAAACCGTATGGCGGCAGAAGTCAACACAAAAACGGGAGGCAAATTGTTCAACCTGGCTTCGGGCGTTTCATTATTGCTCTTTTATGCCTTTGCCATGCAGTGTATGAGTACACTGGCCATTGTAAAGCGGGAGACCAACAGCTGGAAATGGCCTATGGCCCAACTGGTTTCCATGAGCGTTTTTGCCTATATCACAGCGCTTATTGCATATCAGTTGCTAAAGTAG
- a CDS encoding MBL fold metallo-hydrolase, whose protein sequence is MNRRQLLKTGVLAGGMYAFPGAMAFGGNIPEKGVVENVGHIKVRLGELEIFLFSDGHITLKNPQPVFAPGVDPEEVRKELKRVFLKEDRLEGAINVMVIKTGERLILIDTGSGYHFGETGGRLLHNLKNTGIAPRDVTDVFITHAHVDHIGGIVDNEGKTVYPDAKYYIAQKEYDFWTSEKPDFSKSKNPENPGESVKLAKQVFRAIKNKLIKFDYGETLFSCITPELAEGHTPGHTVFTVFSGDKNIKHIVDTVHTPLLVARPEWGTQWDVDFIQGVKARKLILEDNYRKGTLVMTTHLPWPGLGYIGKNGNDYQWVPFPYFTPNEIIL, encoded by the coding sequence ATGAACAGAAGGCAATTATTAAAAACAGGTGTACTTGCAGGCGGAATGTATGCATTTCCGGGAGCAATGGCTTTTGGAGGGAATATACCGGAAAAAGGAGTTGTGGAAAATGTGGGGCATATTAAGGTCCGACTGGGGGAATTGGAAATTTTTCTGTTTTCCGATGGTCACATCACACTTAAAAATCCACAACCCGTCTTTGCCCCGGGCGTTGATCCGGAAGAGGTCAGGAAGGAACTGAAACGGGTTTTTCTAAAAGAGGACCGCCTGGAAGGTGCCATAAATGTGATGGTTATTAAAACCGGGGAACGGCTGATCCTGATAGATACCGGTAGCGGTTATCACTTTGGTGAGACCGGGGGACGGTTGTTACATAATTTGAAGAACACGGGAATAGCTCCCCGGGATGTTACGGATGTGTTTATTACTCATGCACATGTCGATCATATAGGCGGAATAGTGGATAACGAGGGAAAAACGGTCTATCCGGATGCAAAATACTATATCGCGCAAAAGGAATACGATTTCTGGACATCGGAAAAGCCGGATTTCTCAAAGAGCAAAAACCCGGAAAATCCCGGAGAGAGTGTTAAGCTGGCAAAGCAAGTGTTCCGTGCCATCAAGAATAAACTGATAAAGTTTGACTATGGTGAAACCCTGTTTTCATGCATAACGCCCGAACTTGCGGAAGGACATACGCCCGGCCATACTGTTTTTACCGTCTTTTCCGGAGATAAGAACATAAAACATATTGTAGATACCGTACACACGCCGCTGTTGGTAGCCAGGCCCGAATGGGGAACACAATGGGATGTGGATTTTATTCAGGGAGTTAAGGCAAGAAAGCTGATACTGGAAGACAATTACCGGAAGGGTACCCTGGTTATGACCACACATTTGCCCTGGCCCGGGCTGGGATATATCGGGAAAAACGGCAATGACTATCAATGGGTACCTTTCCCTTATTTTACGCCGAATGAAATTATACTGTAA
- a CDS encoding FeoA family protein → MKTTIAHLKRGEKGIIKDIPIDIVPVKLFEMGCLPGNEVELLQVAPFKDPLYLNINGSFFSIRRETALLIEIEKLNETRAL, encoded by the coding sequence TTGAAAACAACCATAGCACATCTCAAACGCGGCGAAAAGGGAATCATAAAGGATATCCCCATAGATATTGTTCCGGTAAAACTCTTTGAAATGGGATGCCTTCCCGGGAATGAGGTGGAACTGTTACAGGTTGCACCGTTCAAAGACCCGCTGTACCTCAATATTAACGGCTCCTTTTTTTCTATACGAAGGGAGACCGCCCTGCTCATAGAAATTGAAAAACTTAATGAAACCCGGGCATTATGA
- a CDS encoding NupC/NupG family nucleoside CNT transporter: MHKSLLVFPTVIEPSQGFSLYGLGRGALGMIVLIAIAYLFSSNKKAINWRTVGLGLLAQLILAIGILKVPLVREIFTVLGKAFNKILTFTEAGTKFLFSSFSTNEIEGPLLNFAITILPTIIFFSALTSVLFYLGVIQKVVKGMAWLLTKILRISGAESLSVAGNIFLGQTESPLMIKAYLEKMNRSEILLVMIGGMATVAGGVLAAYIGFLGGSDEALRLEFARHLLAASVMAAPGAIVVSKILVPQTENVSQVVEVSKQNIGSNFLDAMATGTTEGLKLAANVAAMLLVFVAFIAMINYGLLKLGEIGHINQWVAEHTPYSELSLELVLGYVFAPLMWLIGVGKEDMALMGQLLGVKLAASEFVGYIQLAQLKDASQSMHFTYNKSVIMATYMLCGFANFASIGIQIGGIGSLAPGQRKTLSEFGMKAVLGGTLASLLSATLAGMIVG; this comes from the coding sequence ATGCATAAATCTTTACTTGTTTTCCCCACCGTTATAGAACCCAGCCAGGGTTTTTCTTTGTACGGTCTGGGAAGAGGGGCACTGGGCATGATTGTGCTGATTGCCATTGCCTATCTGTTCAGCAGCAATAAAAAGGCCATAAACTGGCGTACGGTGGGGCTGGGTCTGCTGGCACAACTCATACTGGCCATCGGCATTTTAAAAGTTCCCCTGGTGCGGGAAATATTCACCGTTCTGGGAAAAGCCTTCAACAAGATCCTCACATTTACGGAGGCCGGGACCAAATTTCTCTTCAGTTCCTTTTCCACCAATGAAATAGAAGGCCCCCTGCTCAACTTTGCCATCACGATCCTGCCGACAATCATTTTCTTTTCTGCGCTTACTTCGGTATTATTTTATCTCGGGGTGATACAAAAAGTGGTTAAAGGGATGGCGTGGCTGCTTACCAAAATATTGAGGATATCAGGGGCGGAAAGCCTTTCTGTTGCCGGAAATATTTTTCTGGGTCAGACCGAGTCTCCCCTGATGATCAAGGCCTACCTGGAGAAAATGAACCGCTCCGAAATATTACTGGTCATGATAGGTGGTATGGCCACGGTAGCAGGAGGAGTACTCGCCGCCTATATCGGTTTTCTCGGGGGATCGGACGAAGCACTACGACTGGAGTTTGCCCGGCATTTGCTGGCCGCATCGGTCATGGCTGCTCCCGGGGCGATCGTGGTCTCCAAAATACTCGTTCCGCAAACAGAGAATGTAAGCCAGGTTGTAGAGGTCTCCAAACAGAACATAGGTTCCAATTTCCTGGACGCCATGGCTACCGGTACCACGGAAGGGTTAAAACTCGCAGCCAACGTTGCTGCCATGCTCCTCGTATTTGTAGCCTTTATAGCCATGATCAATTACGGACTGCTGAAACTGGGAGAAATAGGCCATATCAATCAGTGGGTGGCAGAGCACACTCCCTACAGCGAATTGTCACTGGAGCTCGTACTGGGTTATGTCTTTGCTCCCCTCATGTGGCTCATAGGCGTAGGCAAGGAAGACATGGCCCTTATGGGACAACTTCTCGGCGTTAAGCTCGCTGCCAGTGAATTTGTAGGCTATATCCAGCTTGCCCAGTTGAAGGATGCTTCACAATCCATGCATTTTACGTACAACAAATCGGTGATCATGGCCACGTACATGCTGTGCGGATTTGCCAATTTTGCCTCCATCGGGATTCAGATAGGCGGCATCGGCTCCCTGGCACCGGGACAACGCAAAACCCTTTCGGAATTCGGGATGAAAGCCGTTTTGGGAGGTACGCTGGCCTCCCTGCTCTCGGCAACCCTCGCCGGGATGATCGTAGGATAA
- a CDS encoding winged helix-turn-helix transcriptional regulator, with product MQKKVNDAVCPVDYAFRRIGGKYKGRILWYLHHQVLRYGELRRAIRDITTKMLTQTLRQLEEDALINRKVYHEVPPRVEYSLTETGKELIPFIRHLSEWGEQQMAKEKAAAIKC from the coding sequence ATGCAAAAAAAAGTAAACGACGCCGTTTGCCCTGTAGATTATGCCTTCCGGAGAATAGGCGGAAAGTACAAAGGGAGAATATTGTGGTATCTTCACCACCAGGTACTGCGTTACGGTGAACTCCGCAGGGCCATAAGGGATATTACGACCAAAATGCTCACCCAAACCCTGAGGCAACTGGAGGAAGACGCGCTCATAAACCGGAAAGTATACCACGAAGTACCTCCCAGAGTTGAATATTCCCTTACGGAAACGGGAAAGGAACTCATTCCGTTCATCCGACACCTATCTGAATGGGGAGAGCAACAAATGGCCAAAGAAAAAGCAGCAGCCATAAAGTGCTGA